ACTTGCTTCGTATTGTTTGTATTCGTCAGGTTTAAGTTTCGCAATTTCTGCTGTCTCAAAAAGTCTTAAAAATATTTTTTCTTTCAATTCAACAGGTATTCTGTCAAGTTTTGGCAAATTCTTTAAAACAAACATCCATTTGTCAAAGCCTGTTTCTAATTCTTTTTCAGACTTTTCAAACTTAGGCATTTCGAGATAAATGTAGTTTAACTTCTCGTAAAATACTGTTTTTGTTTCTTGTTCTGTAAGTTTTACATCGTGGCGATATTTATTTGGGTCGCTTTCTTCAAACACAAAGTCTAGAATACCTATTGTATAAACTGCTTTTAGTTCAAAATTCCAAAATCTGTCTTTGTTTCTTGCTTGCTCTTGAATTGGAAAGGTGGAATAATAAATTGTTCGGTCTTTGAAAAATTTTTGCTCTGCCTTTTGTATTTCCACAATAAATTGTTCACCTTTTTCATTCGTGCAATAAATATCAAATATTGCTCTTCTGTCGCCTACTGATATTGGTAATTTTTCATTTGGCAAATATGATAATTCGGTAATTTTTCCTTCTTGGTCTTTTAGCAGTTCATTCAAAAAATCCAATAATAAATCCTTATTGGGTTCTTCACCAAAAAGTCTCTTAAAGCCGTAGTCGGTAAATGGATTAATATATCTCTCT
The sequence above is a segment of the Bacteroidota bacterium genome. Coding sequences within it:
- a CDS encoding Rpn family recombination-promoting nuclease/putative transposase, producing the protein MTEFKERYINPFTDYGFKRLFGEEPNKDLLLDFLNELLKDQEGKITELSYLPNEKLPISVGDRRAIFDIYCTNEKGEQFIVEIQKAEQKFFKDRTIYYSTFPIQEQARNKDRFWNFELKAVYTIGILDFVFEESDPNKYRHDVKLTEQETKTVFYEKLNYIYLEMPKFEKSEKELETGFDKWMFVLKNLPKLDRIPVELKEKIFLRLFETAEIAKLKPDEYKQYEASVNAYRDIFNIKNTYFEKGEIKGLKKGKIEIAKEMIKDKEPIEKIMKYTGLTEKEINELK